A region of Desulfobulbaceae bacterium DNA encodes the following proteins:
- the recD gene encoding exodeoxyribonuclease V subunit alpha, whose amino-acid sequence MKRIASVNGLLPVISPMRELLHRAVLSGQCSELSACYYDFFQRLFPGAGEVAWASGVLAVQAVLDGHSCLMLFGVAGKVPFAERMELETWDDSCRMPSLEFWQETLSSCPFVGSRDSELTPLVLDRGRLYLRRYFDYERRLAAEVTRRVVRGGFSSAEVAPVLAQLFPDPITETDWQKVAAATAAMRRFCLITGGPGTGKTHTVVRIVALLQRLAGGDTLRIGLAAPTGKAASRLQESLPAAEVELAEHLEGKPLTGLIKAQTIHRLLGYVRNSPYFRYNRDQRLPLDVLIVDEVSMVDLALMTKLIEAMPDEGRLILLGDKDQLSSVEAGRVLADLCAGETGYSPAFAEELQLADAVAANLPVATEAGPLSDCRVILRKSYRFHLDSGIGALAASVLLGDVEKVMACLAEENGVRLCVPTLVGSVGVREEDGFVQQLCQGYGEFLKESDPALALAAFRKFQVLCAHRHGVNGSLEINSWFETVLEEKGLISRHSGSTWYPGRPVMVTGNHYTLHLFNGDLGVVLKDDEGELRVFFETQGGVRSIAPARMPDHDTAFALTVHKSQGSEFERVVLLLPEVSSRLVTRELIYTAITRARREFEVWGRVEILAEGVSTMTLRDTGLVEQLR is encoded by the coding sequence ATGAAACGAATTGCTTCAGTCAATGGGCTACTTCCTGTGATATCTCCCATGCGTGAATTGTTGCACCGTGCCGTACTCTCTGGGCAGTGCTCCGAGTTAAGCGCCTGCTATTACGATTTTTTTCAAAGATTGTTCCCCGGAGCAGGCGAGGTCGCGTGGGCGAGCGGCGTCCTTGCGGTCCAAGCGGTGCTCGATGGTCATTCTTGTTTAATGCTTTTTGGAGTGGCGGGGAAAGTTCCCTTTGCCGAGAGGATGGAGCTTGAAACATGGGATGATAGTTGCCGGATGCCTTCTTTGGAGTTTTGGCAAGAGACACTCAGCTCATGCCCCTTTGTTGGTAGCCGGGATTCTGAGTTGACGCCTTTGGTTCTTGATCGCGGTAGGCTCTATCTTCGTCGATATTTTGACTATGAGCGAAGATTGGCGGCAGAAGTAACAAGGAGGGTGGTGCGGGGAGGTTTTTCATCAGCAGAGGTGGCCCCGGTCTTGGCTCAGCTTTTCCCCGATCCTATTACAGAGACCGATTGGCAGAAAGTGGCTGCAGCAACTGCTGCGATGAGACGCTTTTGTCTAATTACCGGTGGCCCCGGGACCGGTAAAACCCATACGGTAGTTCGGATTGTTGCCCTACTGCAAAGGTTGGCGGGGGGAGACACCCTTAGGATCGGTCTTGCCGCACCTACCGGCAAGGCTGCCAGCCGTTTGCAGGAGTCATTGCCAGCGGCGGAGGTGGAGTTGGCTGAGCACTTGGAAGGGAAGCCTCTCACAGGCCTGATCAAGGCCCAGACCATCCATCGACTCTTAGGGTATGTCCGTAACTCACCATATTTTCGATATAATCGTGACCAGCGCCTCCCTTTGGATGTGTTAATTGTCGATGAGGTCTCCATGGTTGATTTGGCCTTGATGACAAAATTGATCGAGGCCATGCCGGATGAAGGGCGGTTGATTCTTCTTGGGGACAAGGATCAACTCTCTTCCGTTGAGGCAGGGCGGGTGCTGGCTGACCTGTGCGCCGGCGAGACAGGGTATTCTCCGGCTTTTGCTGAAGAGTTGCAACTGGCCGACGCTGTTGCCGCCAACCTGCCCGTGGCAACCGAAGCCGGTCCTTTGAGTGATTGTCGAGTTATTCTCCGCAAGTCCTACCGATTTCATCTCGACAGTGGCATCGGCGCCCTGGCCGCCAGTGTCCTGCTCGGCGACGTAGAAAAGGTCATGGCTTGTCTGGCTGAGGAAAACGGTGTTCGCCTGTGTGTCCCAACTCTTGTTGGCTCGGTCGGTGTTCGCGAGGAGGATGGTTTTGTTCAGCAACTCTGTCAGGGGTATGGGGAATTTCTCAAGGAGAGTGATCCTGCCTTGGCGCTGGCAGCCTTTCGGAAATTTCAGGTATTGTGCGCCCATCGCCATGGCGTAAACGGTTCACTGGAGATCAACAGCTGGTTTGAAACTGTTCTCGAAGAGAAGGGGTTGATCTCGCGCCATTCCGGATCGACGTGGTATCCAGGTCGTCCGGTGATGGTCACCGGTAATCATTACACCTTGCATCTTTTTAATGGCGATCTGGGCGTTGTGTTGAAAGATGACGAGGGCGAACTTCGGGTATTTTTTGAAACCCAGGGTGGTGTCCGCTCCATTGCCCCGGCAAGGATGCCGGATCATGACACTGCTTTCGCTTTGACCGTCCATAAAAGTCAGGGGTCAGAGTTCGAACGGGTCGTGCTGCTTCTGCCGGAGGTATCATCGCGTCTGGTAACCAGGGAGCTTATCTATACCGCTATCACTCGGGCGAGAAGGGAGTTTGAGGTGTGGGGCAGGGTGGAGATACTGGCAGAGGGGGTGTCAACTATGACGTTACGTGACACCGGTCTTGTTGAACAGTTGCGGTAA